From a single bacterium genomic region:
- a CDS encoding RibD family protein, whose amino-acid sequence MLPSQCWHLNRRFFTNIKEQRPYVILKWAETRDGFIARPDYSSRWISSEQSRIRVHQWRSEEDAILVGTTTALKDNPQLSVRSIVGRNPIRILVDRDSTVPKKHHIFDGSEKTIIISHKKPSAKNLDWIPYPDIGSHADFWAAILPKLYEAKIGSLIIEGGNKILTSVIQAGLWDEARIFRSSQEFKEGIPAPILNVSDIDSRNLVSQSSGSDQLDILEPLSPEQ is encoded by the coding sequence ATCCTTCCTTCACAATGCTGGCACCTGAATCGTAGATTTTTCACAAACATCAAAGAGCAGCGTCCGTATGTAATTCTTAAATGGGCTGAAACACGCGATGGATTTATTGCGCGCCCTGATTATTCTTCTCGATGGATCAGTAGCGAACAATCAAGAATACGCGTTCATCAATGGAGATCTGAAGAAGACGCCATTTTGGTCGGTACAACAACTGCACTGAAAGATAATCCACAGCTTTCTGTCCGCTCTATTGTTGGACGAAATCCGATACGAATTTTAGTTGATAGAGACAGTACGGTTCCGAAGAAGCACCATATCTTTGATGGATCTGAAAAGACGATTATTATTTCTCATAAAAAACCTTCTGCGAAAAACCTTGATTGGATTCCGTACCCAGACATTGGGTCACATGCGGATTTCTGGGCAGCAATCTTACCGAAACTCTATGAAGCAAAGATTGGCTCTCTGATCATTGAAGGCGGGAATAAAATTCTGACCAGTGTTATTCAAGCAGGATTATGGGATGAGGCAAGAATATTTCGCTCTTCTCAGGAATTCAAAGAAGGGATTCCAGCTCCGATTCTGAATGTTTCCGATATCGACTCTCGAAATCTCGTCAGTCAGAGTTCAGGAAGCGATCAGCTTGACATCCTTGAACCCCTGTCTCCAGAACAGTGA